TCGCCCGCGAAGACGAGGTGGGAGTGGGAGTCCACGAAGCCGGGGATCACCGCCCGGCCGGCGGCGTCGACCCGATTGTCAGTGGCGGGTGCTTTGCTTGATTCACCGGTCCACACGACGCGGTCGCCCTCGATGACGACGGCCGCGTCCCGGACCGTGCCGAGGGGGTCCGTGTCGCTGAGGGAGGGGTCGTTGGTGATCAGCGTGGCGATGTTCGTGATGACCGTGCTGCTGCTCATGGTGTCCTCGGTGGGGGCGATGGCGGACGCGGTGGTCGTGGCGGTGGCGGTGACGATGACAGTGACAGGGGCCGTGGCGGTCCGGGAGGTGGCCGGTCTCAGCCGCGCAGGGCGTCGATCGCCCGTGCCAGCGCCGCCGGCACCTCCGGTACGAGCGCGTGGGCGCCGTCCCGTACGACGTGCCGCCCTCCGACGACCGTGTGGCGTACGTCCGCTGCCGTCGCGGCGAATACCGCGGTCTCCGCGCCCAGCCGGGGCAGGGCTCCCGCGGTTCTGACGGAGTCGAGGGCGATCGTCGTGAGGTCGGCGAGCGTGCCCGGTTCGATGCGGCCCGCCTCGTCCCAGCCGAGAGCGGCGTGGCCGTCGGCGGAGGCCGCGCGCAGCAGGGCGGCCGCCGTCCAGTGACCGCGGGCGCGGGTGCGCAGCCGCTCGTTGAGTTCCATCGCGCGCGCCTCCTCCAGCAGGTCGATGACGGCGTGGCTGTCGGAGCCGAGGCTGAGCGGGGAGCCGGCCCGCTGGAGGGCGGCGGCGGGGCCGATGCCGTCGGCGAGGTCCCGTTCGGTGGTCGGGCACATGCAGGTGCCGGTGCCCGACCCGCCGAGGAGCGCGATGTCCTCGTCCGTGAGGTGGGTGTTGTGCACCCCGGTGGTGCGCGGGCCCAGCACTCCGTGGTCGGCGAGCAGCCGGGCGGGGGTACGGCCGTGGGCCCGGCGGCAGTCGTCGTTCTCCGCCGTCTGCTCCGACAGGTGCACATGCAGCGGGGCCCGCCGCCGCTCGGCCCAGCCGGCCACGGTGGCCAACTGGTCGGCGGGCACGGCCCGTACGGAGTGGACGGCCGCACCGATCCGCGCGTGATCCCGTTCCTTGAGAACTGAACAGCGTTCGGCCCAGGCTTCCGCGGTGCCGTCGGAGAAGCGGAGCTGGTGGGGGGTGGGCGGCCGGCCGAAGCCGGCGGAGAGGTAGCAGGTGTCGAGGAGGGTGATCCGGATGCCGGCCTCGGCGGCGGCCGCGAGCAGTGCCTCGCCCATGGCGTTGGGGTCGGCGTAGGGGGTGCCGCCGGGGGCGTGGTGCAGATAGTGGAACTCGCCGACGGCGGTGATGCCGGCGAGCGCCATCTCGGCGTACACCGCGCGGGCGAGCGCGTGGTACGTGTCCGGGGTGAGCCGGTCGGCGGTGGCGTACATGACCTCGCGCCAGGTCCAGAAGGTGCCGCTGCCGACCTGGACGGTGCCGCGCAGCGCACGGTGGAAGGCGTGGCTGTGGGCGTTGGCCAGCCCGGGGAGCGTGAGGCCGCGCAGTACCTCGGCGCCGGAGGGCGGGGCGGGGGTGTCGGTGCGGACGCTGGTGATCCGTCCGTCGGCCGTCCCGACGGCGACGCCCGGTTCGACGTGGTCGCCGAGCCAGGCGTGCTCCAGCCAGTAGGTCCGCGTCACCTGTGGGCCAGCCCTTCCAGTACGTCGGCGAGCGCGGTGACGCCGGCCGTGCAGTCGTCCTCGGTGGCGTGCTCGGCCGGGGAGTGCGAGACGCCGGTGGGGTTGCGTACGAACAGCATGGCGGTCGGGACGGCGCCGGAGAGGATCCCGGCGTCGTGTCCGGCACCGGTGCCGAGGACGGGCACGGTGAGGTCGGTGCCGGTGCCGAGGAGGCGGGCGATCTCGTCGCGCAGGGCGTGGTCGAACTCGACGACGGGGGTGAACGACTCGCGGACGACGTCCAGTTCGACCCCGTGGGCGTCGGCGTACGCGCGGGCCGCCTTCTCCAGGGCGCCGGTGACGGTGTCGAGGGTGGGCTGGTCGGCGGCGCGGGAGTCGAGCCAGCCGCGGACGAGGGAGGGGATGGCGTTGACGCCGTTGGGTTCGACGGCGACCTTCCCGAAGGTGGCGACGGCACCGGCGCGGGCGGCCTCGCGGCGGGCGGCGAGGACCGTCTCGGCGTAGGCCGGCATGGGGTCGCGGCGGTCGGCGAGGCGGGTGGTGCCGGCGTGGTTGGCCTCGCCGCGGAAGTCGTAGCGCCAGCGGCCGTGCGGCCAGATGGCGCTCGCCACGCCGACGGCGTCCCCGGTGAGGTCGAGGGCGCGGCCCTGCTCGACGTGGAGTTCGACGAAGGCGCCGATGCGGGCGAGCCGTTCGGGGTCGGGGCCGAGGGTGTCGGGGTCGTACCCGGCGGCCTCCATGGCGCGCGGGAGCGTGATGCCGTCGGCGTCGGTGAGGCGGTGGGCGGCCTCGACGGTGAGCGCGCCGGAGGTGAGCCGGGAGCCGACGCAGGCGAGGCCGAAGCGGGCGCCCTCCTCGTCGCCGAAGTTGACGATGCCGAAGGGCCGGGTGAACGGCACGCCGCGCGCGCGGAGTTCGTCGAGGGCGGCGAAGGCGGAGACGACGCCGAGGGGGCCGTCGAAGGCGCCGCCGTCGGGCACGGAGTCCAGGTGGGAGCCGGTGACCAGGGCGTTCCCGGCGGCGGGGTCGCCGAGCCAGGCCCACTGGTTGCCGTTGCGGTCGGTCTCGTAGGTGAGCCCGCGGGCCTCGGCCTGCTCGCGGAACCAGGCCCGGCAGTCGGTGTCGGCGGGGGTCCAGGCGTAGCGGCGGTAGCCGCCGGAGGCGGAGCTGCGGCCGACGGGCAGCAGCTCCGTCCACATGCTGTGGAAGCTCACGCGACGCCGCCCTCGGGCGTCTCGTCGCCCTCGCGCATCGGGACGCGCACGCCCCGCCCCTCCGCCACGTCCTCGGCGATGTCGTAGCCGGCGTCGACGTGCCGGATGACGCCCATGCCGGGGTCGTTGGTGAGGACGCGGCGGATCTTCTCGCCGGCCAGCGGGGTGCCGTCGGCGACGGTGACCTGCCCGGCGTGGATCGAGCGGCCCATGCCGACGCCGCCGCCGTGGTGGAGGGAGACCCAGGAGGCGCCGGAGGCCACGTTGACCATGGCGTTGAGCAGCGGCCAGTCGGCGATGGCGTCGGAGCCGTCGAGCATCGCCTCGGTCTCGCGGTAGGGGGAGGCGACGGAGCCGCAGTCGAGGTGGTCGCGGCCGATGACGACGGGCGCGCTCAGCTCGCCGCTCGCGACCATGTCGTTGAACCGCTCGCCGGCCCTGTCCCGCTCCCCGTAGCCGAGCCAGCAGATGCGGGCGGGCAGGCCCTGGAAGTGGACCCGCTCCCCCGCCATCCTGATCCAGCGGGCCAGGGATTCGTTCTCGGGGAAGAGGTCGAGGATCGCCCGGTCGGTCCTGGCGATGTCGGCGGGGTCGCCGGACAGGGCGGCCCAGCGGAAGGGGCCCTTGCCCTCGCAGAACAAGGGGCGGATGTAGGCGGGGACGAAGCCGGGGAAGGCGAACGCCCGCTCGTACCCGGCGAGCTGGGCCTCGCCGCGGATCGAGTTGCCGTAGTCGAAGACCTCGGCGCCGGCGTCCTGGAAGCCGACCATGGCCTCGACGTGCCGGGCCATGGACTCGCGGGCGCGGGTGGTGAAGCCGGCCGGGTCCTTGGCGGCGGCGTCGGCCATGTCCTCGAAGGCGATGCCGGTGGGCAGGTAGGCCAGGGGGTCGTGGGCGGAGGTCTGGTCGGTGACGATGTCGATGGGGGCGCCCATGGCGAGGAGCTTCGGCACCGCCTCGGCGGCGTTGCCGAGGACGCCGATGGACAGCGGCGTGCGCTGGTCGCGGGCCTCGGTGGCGAGGTGCAGGGCGTGGTCGAGGGAGTCGGCCCGCACGTCGAGGTAGCGGTGCTCGATGCGGCGGTCGATGGCGCGCGGGTCGCAGTCGACGCAGATCACGACGCCGTCGTTCATCGTCACGGCGAGCGGCTGGGCGCCGCCCATGCCGCCGAGTCCGGCGGTGAGGGTGATGGTCCCGGCGAGGGTGCCGCCGAACCGCTTGGCGGCGACGGCGGCGAAGGTCTCGTAGGTGCCCTGGAGGATGCCCTGGGTGCCGATGTAGATCCAGGAGCCGGCGGTCATCTGCCCGTACATGGTCAGGCCGAGGGCCTCCAGGCGGCGGAACTCCTCCCAGTTGGCCCAGTCGCCGACGAGGTTGGAGTTGG
The DNA window shown above is from Streptomyces sp. NBC_00670 and carries:
- a CDS encoding formimidoylglutamate deiminase → MTRTYWLEHAWLGDHVEPGVAVGTADGRITSVRTDTPAPPSGAEVLRGLTLPGLANAHSHAFHRALRGTVQVGSGTFWTWREVMYATADRLTPDTYHALARAVYAEMALAGITAVGEFHYLHHAPGGTPYADPNAMGEALLAAAAEAGIRITLLDTCYLSAGFGRPPTPHQLRFSDGTAEAWAERCSVLKERDHARIGAAVHSVRAVPADQLATVAGWAERRRAPLHVHLSEQTAENDDCRRAHGRTPARLLADHGVLGPRTTGVHNTHLTDEDIALLGGSGTGTCMCPTTERDLADGIGPAAALQRAGSPLSLGSDSHAVIDLLEEARAMELNERLRTRARGHWTAAALLRAASADGHAALGWDEAGRIEPGTLADLTTIALDSVRTAGALPRLGAETAVFAATAADVRHTVVGGRHVVRDGAHALVPEVPAALARAIDALRG
- a CDS encoding allantoate amidohydrolase; the protein is MSFHSMWTELLPVGRSSASGGYRRYAWTPADTDCRAWFREQAEARGLTYETDRNGNQWAWLGDPAAGNALVTGSHLDSVPDGGAFDGPLGVVSAFAALDELRARGVPFTRPFGIVNFGDEEGARFGLACVGSRLTSGALTVEAAHRLTDADGITLPRAMEAAGYDPDTLGPDPERLARIGAFVELHVEQGRALDLTGDAVGVASAIWPHGRWRYDFRGEANHAGTTRLADRRDPMPAYAETVLAARREAARAGAVATFGKVAVEPNGVNAIPSLVRGWLDSRAADQPTLDTVTGALEKAARAYADAHGVELDVVRESFTPVVEFDHALRDEIARLLGTGTDLTVPVLGTGAGHDAGILSGAVPTAMLFVRNPTGVSHSPAEHATEDDCTAGVTALADVLEGLAHR
- the hutU gene encoding urocanate hydratase is translated as MSGPRPVRAPRGTELSALGWQQEAALRMLQNNLDPEVAEHPDKLVVYGGTGKAARDWRSFDAMVRTLRTLKQDETMLVQSGRPVGVMQTHEWAPRVLLANSNLVGDWANWEEFRRLEALGLTMYGQMTAGSWIYIGTQGILQGTYETFAAVAAKRFGGTLAGTITLTAGLGGMGGAQPLAVTMNDGVVICVDCDPRAIDRRIEHRYLDVRADSLDHALHLATEARDQRTPLSIGVLGNAAEAVPKLLAMGAPIDIVTDQTSAHDPLAYLPTGIAFEDMADAAAKDPAGFTTRARESMARHVEAMVGFQDAGAEVFDYGNSIRGEAQLAGYERAFAFPGFVPAYIRPLFCEGKGPFRWAALSGDPADIARTDRAILDLFPENESLARWIRMAGERVHFQGLPARICWLGYGERDRAGERFNDMVASGELSAPVVIGRDHLDCGSVASPYRETEAMLDGSDAIADWPLLNAMVNVASGASWVSLHHGGGVGMGRSIHAGQVTVADGTPLAGEKIRRVLTNDPGMGVIRHVDAGYDIAEDVAEGRGVRVPMREGDETPEGGVA